The DNA segment ACTTGTACAAATAATCACATCAATTAATACAGAAAATGCTTGAATAACTCCTTGTTTTGCAGGGTGAGTTGTAAGAGCTGAAGCTGCTGCATTTGGCGCTGAGCCCATGCCTGCTTCATTAGAAAATAATCCTCTTTTTATACCTATAACCAAAGCAGAACCTGCAAATCCACCAAAAATAGCTTCAAAATCAAAAGCACTTTTAAAAATCATAGAAAACACTTCAGGAATTTTATCAAAATTCATAAACATTGCTATGATAGATAAACCTACATAAATCATCGCCATAATAGGAACGATAACCGAACTTACTTTACCTATTTTAGTGTGATCGCCAAAAAACATATAAGCAGCAAAAACAGCTAAAATTGCTCCTATTACAATAGGCCACCAACTTTGAGCAAAGCTTACTTCACTAGCATCAACCATGCCTTTATAGTAAAACTCAAATGCTGAAGTCATAGTTTGACTTTGAAGACCATTAAATCCATAAGCATAAGTAATGATTAAAATCACCGCAAAAACAGCTCCAAGCCATTTTAAATTTAAAGCTTTACTAATATAATAAGCAGGACCACCTTTAAAACTTTTACCATCACGGCTTTTGTAAACTTGTGCTAAAGTACTTTCTGCAAAAGCTGAGGCGCCACCAAAAAACGCCATAGCCCACATCCAAAATAAAGCACCTGGTCCACCCAAAACAACTGCTACTGCGATACCTGCGATATTTCCTATACCAACTCTTGAAGCTGTTGAAATCATCAAAGCTTGAAAAGGAGTAATATGGTGTTTTTCATGCTTTTCTTGCTTTTCTGTTAAGATATCAAACACATAAGGAAGCATTCGAAATTGCACAAAACCAGTCAAATAACTATAATAAAACCCCGTGACAATAAGTAAAATTACTAAAATAGAATAATACTGATTATTCACAAAGGCAACAAATTGGGATATTAAATCCATATTTATCTCCTTTTTTATAAATTTTCAAATACAAATTTATCATAAAAAAATGAATTTGTTATAAAAAAATATAATTTTAGGTTAATTTTATTTTATTTTTTATAGCTATGTGAAATTTTAACTCAAAATATTAACAACAACATCACATAAAACACCTTTAAGTAAAAAGAAAACTTAATTTTTATACACTTAGATTTTTAAAAATTTATCAAGGTGTGCAAGTTGAAACAAAATACGATGAAACTTTTTGTATTTTTTGCCATTATTATTTTT comes from the Campylobacter sp. CNRCH_2014_0184h genome and includes:
- a CDS encoding alanine/glycine:cation symporter family protein; this translates as MDLISQFVAFVNNQYYSILVILLIVTGFYYSYLTGFVQFRMLPYVFDILTEKQEKHEKHHITPFQALMISTASRVGIGNIAGIAVAVVLGGPGALFWMWAMAFFGGASAFAESTLAQVYKSRDGKSFKGGPAYYISKALNLKWLGAVFAVILIITYAYGFNGLQSQTMTSAFEFYYKGMVDASEVSFAQSWWPIVIGAILAVFAAYMFFGDHTKIGKVSSVIVPIMAMIYVGLSIIAMFMNFDKIPEVFSMIFKSAFDFEAIFGGFAGSALVIGIKRGLFSNEAGMGSAPNAAASALTTHPAKQGVIQAFSVLIDVIICTSSGFLVLFSLAYANNIGVDGKPILTALPLVQESMKEYYGNLGVHFTTVSIVLFAITSLIGNYYYAQANIKYLTQNPIIINLFKASAVLMIFIGANMDLKFAWDLADTTMAFMATINIISILLLGGIVKKVLKDFSEQKRQGRDPVFSASKLGIKNAECWD